From the genome of Scytonema hofmannii PCC 7110, one region includes:
- a CDS encoding type II toxin-antitoxin system RelE/ParE family toxin has protein sequence MSWYRISTQAMQDLENIWNYVAEYSPQAADNLFDKLREKFPKVAKFPQMGQQRFNLAPSLRSFPVGSYLIFYRPIDQGIEIVRILRGTQNIEQIFGEVEDTEQES, from the coding sequence ATGAGTTGGTATCGGATTTCTACTCAAGCAATGCAAGACCTTGAGAACATCTGGAATTACGTTGCTGAATACAGTCCACAGGCTGCTGATAATCTTTTTGACAAGCTGCGAGAAAAGTTCCCAAAAGTCGCTAAATTTCCTCAAATGGGACAGCAGCGCTTTAACCTAGCGCCTTCCCTACGGAGTTTTCCCGTAGGAAGTTACCTCATTTTTTACCGTCCTATAGACCAAGGGATTGAGATTGTGCGTATTCTTCGTGGAACGCAGAACATAGAACAAATTTTTGGAGAAGTAGAGGATACAGAACAGGAAAGCTGA
- a CDS encoding helix-turn-helix domain-containing protein encodes MIKNDYQLTITKSWIEKFHQAIMSLYQNEEKRRKDPEGWQLLIDSYYAHIKNLHTEIAEYRNLKNHHPANSLVLQNVNLNVDEIGEILIKVRIAKKITEKELAALTQLTEEHIKEYEKQDYQNASFDTVIEVADALGVKLQHCIVVAEINEFLESQLMEVREAEKIDAEFQSVIGLMDCN; translated from the coding sequence ATGATTAAGAATGATTATCAACTAACAATCACGAAGTCTTGGATTGAAAAATTTCATCAAGCTATTATGAGTTTGTATCAGAATGAAGAAAAAAGGCGTAAAGATCCAGAAGGTTGGCAACTGTTAATAGATTCTTACTATGCTCATATCAAAAATCTTCATACAGAAATAGCAGAGTACAGAAATCTCAAAAACCACCATCCAGCAAACTCCTTGGTTTTACAAAACGTGAACCTTAATGTAGATGAAATTGGAGAGATTTTAATCAAGGTGAGAATTGCTAAAAAAATCACAGAGAAAGAACTAGCTGCACTCACTCAATTAACGGAAGAGCACATCAAAGAATATGAAAAACAAGATTATCAAAACGCGAGTTTTGATACCGTGATAGAGGTAGCAGATGCTCTAGGAGTTAAGTTACAACATTGTATAGTTGTGGCAGAAATTAATGAATTCTTGGAAAGTCAACTTATGGAAGTCCGGGAAGCTGAGAAAATTGATGCTGAATTTCAATCAGTTATCGGTTTGATGGATTGCAATTGA
- a CDS encoding TIGR04168 family protein, which produces MTSQKTNSKTIKIAVVGDVHDQWEEEDGIALKHLGVDLVLFVGDFGNESVDVVRAIASLNIPKAAIMGNHDAWYTATEWGRKKCPYDRTKENWVQQQLDLLGESHVGYSKLDFPNWNLTVVGGRPFSWGGSEWKYADFYQEWFGVTSFEDSTARIVAAAKSGAYEKIIFIGHNGPIGLGERPEDPCGKDWHPIGGDFGDPDLAEAIAQSMIAGKTIPLVTFGHMHHTLRHTKKEPRKRVFTSPEGVVYLNAASVPRIVETNSGKQRNFSIVLLEGGSVSQVSLIWVGKDFSVASEEILYKKPTPVVQTA; this is translated from the coding sequence ATGACCAGTCAGAAAACAAACTCAAAAACAATAAAAATTGCTGTAGTAGGAGACGTTCACGACCAATGGGAAGAGGAAGATGGCATTGCACTCAAGCATTTGGGCGTTGACCTAGTGCTGTTTGTTGGTGATTTTGGCAATGAGTCGGTAGACGTGGTGAGAGCGATCGCTTCCCTCAACATTCCCAAAGCAGCAATCATGGGAAACCACGATGCTTGGTACACTGCCACGGAATGGGGACGAAAGAAGTGTCCTTACGATCGCACAAAGGAAAACTGGGTACAGCAACAACTGGATTTATTGGGTGAAAGCCATGTCGGTTACAGTAAATTAGATTTTCCCAACTGGAATTTAACCGTTGTTGGTGGTCGTCCCTTTAGCTGGGGGGGATCTGAGTGGAAATATGCCGATTTCTACCAAGAATGGTTTGGGGTGACCAGTTTTGAAGATTCCACAGCCCGCATTGTCGCGGCGGCAAAGAGTGGGGCTTATGAGAAGATCATTTTTATTGGTCACAACGGACCGATTGGGCTAGGCGAACGTCCAGAAGATCCCTGCGGCAAAGATTGGCATCCCATAGGCGGTGATTTTGGCGACCCCGATTTGGCAGAGGCGATCGCGCAGTCCATGATTGCTGGTAAAACCATTCCCCTCGTCACATTTGGTCATATGCACCACACCCTGCGGCACACCAAAAAAGAACCGAGAAAACGTGTTTTCACCAGTCCAGAGGGCGTTGTTTACTTGAACGCCGCCAGTGTACCTAGAATTGTGGAAACTAATAGTGGTAAGCAACGTAACTTCTCAATTGTTCTGTTAGAAGGTGGTTCCGTCTCCCAAGTCTCCCTAATTTGGGTTGGCAAAGATTTCTCTGTTGCCTCAGAAGAAATTCTTTATAAAAAACCCACCCCAGTAGTGCAAACTGCGTGA
- a CDS encoding Npun_R2821/Npun_R2822 family protein, translating to MEGICTLANDRVFDQLVALLNSIEAIYGQDMPVCVYPYDDKIAQIADEIARRPNVQLYDNRDSIQQWDEFVRNIWDVHPTARKHWQAISGDKYYRVGTHRRYGAFDGPFDRFVYMDADTLLMSSLEPIFAQLNQYDWVVYDFQFKDISHVYEISSPKLRQVFSAEQLQSNIFCSGFYASKKGIFDLQKQSFLKEKLHQGEAEVLYNMAPDQTILNYMVMRGGLSIYNFALHLPNTEKTGCCVTSNHFEVKNNVLYDRGNRLTYIHYIGLSSSLFSRLCAGENIDFPYRDVFLYYRYLHEPDKRPKFTTKPKSHNSQPNFATRILRKLGLAS from the coding sequence ATGGAAGGTATTTGTACCCTTGCGAATGACCGAGTCTTCGATCAACTCGTTGCTCTACTCAATAGTATAGAAGCAATTTACGGTCAAGATATGCCTGTCTGCGTCTATCCTTACGATGATAAGATAGCACAAATTGCCGACGAAATTGCTCGCCGTCCTAACGTACAGCTTTACGATAATCGAGACTCAATTCAGCAATGGGATGAATTTGTCCGTAATATTTGGGATGTTCATCCTACTGCACGAAAACATTGGCAGGCAATTAGTGGTGACAAATATTACCGAGTTGGAACTCATCGGCGTTATGGTGCCTTTGATGGTCCTTTTGACCGTTTTGTGTATATGGATGCCGATACTTTACTAATGAGTTCTCTAGAACCAATTTTTGCTCAACTTAACCAGTATGACTGGGTAGTGTATGATTTCCAGTTTAAAGATATATCTCATGTTTATGAAATTTCATCACCTAAACTGAGGCAAGTTTTTTCAGCAGAACAACTGCAAAGTAATATATTTTGTTCGGGATTTTATGCATCAAAAAAAGGTATTTTTGATCTTCAAAAGCAGTCATTCTTGAAAGAAAAACTTCACCAAGGAGAAGCAGAAGTTCTCTATAATATGGCTCCCGATCAAACGATACTTAACTACATGGTGATGCGAGGGGGGCTTTCTATCTACAATTTTGCTCTCCATCTGCCCAACACCGAAAAAACAGGCTGTTGTGTTACTTCTAATCACTTTGAAGTCAAAAACAATGTACTGTATGATAGGGGGAACAGATTAACATATATTCACTATATTGGTTTATCTTCAAGTTTATTTAGCCGTCTTTGTGCAGGAGAAAATATCGATTTTCCTTACAGAGATGTTTTCTTATATTACCGCTATTTACATGAACCAGACAAAAGACCAAAATTTACGACTAAACCAAAGTCTCACAATTCACAACCAAATTTTGCAACACGAATTTTAAGAAAACTAGGACTAGCAAGTTGA
- a CDS encoding Npun_R2821/Npun_R2822 family protein, whose protein sequence is MSRGIYIIANDKVTDHAIALLNSIRQHDKETPIMMIPYDDNYHNIAHIVSIYYGVKIYENLEFIDRLSRKLHEIFGSKFFARPNQFRKQACWFGPFDEFLYIDTDIVVFEKIIDNLNYLAEYDFICCDYQHAGGIKNVFSSKVLEEKVFTETEVKDIFNGGFWGSKRNLVSEQDLYDIFTECAAHPEYFDFSEKTSDQPIINYLLLKRIPHRFNIIRRQGKAPGNWGGSPHFQAQGHILVDPSVNQPLQYLHWAGIRIEPGCPYWEIWEHYRHLNPALPSAVFPSKPKKTPWEQRLDNLKSQLRQIKAKL, encoded by the coding sequence ATGAGTCGAGGAATTTATATTATCGCTAATGATAAGGTAACAGATCATGCGATCGCGCTACTTAATAGTATCCGGCAGCATGATAAGGAAACACCAATCATGATGATTCCGTATGATGACAATTATCATAATATTGCACATATTGTTAGTATATATTATGGTGTTAAGATTTATGAAAATCTAGAATTTATCGATAGACTGTCAAGAAAATTACACGAAATTTTTGGGAGTAAATTTTTTGCTCGTCCCAATCAGTTTCGCAAGCAGGCTTGCTGGTTTGGACCCTTTGATGAGTTTTTGTATATAGATACAGATATAGTTGTTTTTGAAAAAATCATTGATAATCTTAACTATCTAGCTGAGTATGACTTTATTTGTTGTGATTATCAACATGCAGGCGGTATTAAAAATGTCTTTTCTTCTAAAGTTTTAGAAGAAAAAGTTTTTACTGAAACTGAAGTCAAAGATATTTTCAACGGAGGTTTTTGGGGTTCCAAGAGAAACTTGGTCTCTGAGCAAGACTTGTACGATATCTTTACAGAGTGCGCCGCCCATCCAGAATACTTTGACTTTTCGGAAAAAACTTCTGACCAACCAATCATCAATTATCTACTTTTAAAGCGAATACCTCATCGCTTCAATATCATTCGCAGGCAGGGGAAAGCACCAGGGAACTGGGGAGGAAGCCCTCATTTTCAAGCTCAAGGACATATATTGGTCGATCCCTCTGTTAATCAACCCTTACAATACCTTCATTGGGCAGGTATCCGCATTGAACCTGGTTGTCCGTATTGGGAAATTTGGGAACATTACCGTCATCTAAATCCAGCACTACCAAGCGCTGTTTTTCCTTCCAAACCCAAGAAAACTCCTTGGGAGCAACGATTAGATAACCTCAAGAGCCAACTGCGGCAGATTAAAGCTAAGCTTTGA
- a CDS encoding type II toxin-antitoxin system VapC family toxin, with the protein MTNTINYVVDTSVFIKHFIPDPLSRKVDLLLLYVDNPQNKFFVPDLFYIECTNTLWKYVRAGRYPADKVATDLATLKGLSLSVVSTADLMEDAANIAISYGISAYDASYVALSQQVNATLLTLDQRLVRALAATSYKVCSFNDFEVPPLL; encoded by the coding sequence ATGACAAATACCATTAACTACGTAGTAGATACAAGTGTCTTTATTAAGCACTTTATCCCAGATCCACTTTCCCGGAAAGTGGATCTATTGTTGTTATACGTTGACAATCCTCAAAATAAATTCTTCGTACCCGATCTGTTTTACATTGAGTGTACTAACACTCTTTGGAAATATGTACGAGCGGGACGTTACCCTGCTGACAAAGTTGCAACGGATCTAGCTACTCTCAAAGGATTATCCTTAAGTGTCGTTTCAACAGCTGATTTGATGGAAGATGCAGCAAATATTGCAATATCTTATGGAATTTCTGCCTACGATGCTTCTTACGTCGCCCTTTCACAGCAGGTTAATGCTACGTTACTAACTTTAGACCAGCGTTTAGTAAGAGCTTTAGCTGCGACATCTTACAAGGTTTGTTCGTTCAATGACTTTGAGGTTCCGCCACTATTGTGA
- the nadA gene encoding quinolinate synthase NadA, which translates to MFTTALAQRGKTEQGDLPLDLFAAIETLKKELNAIVLAHYYQEPDIQDIADFIGDSLQLAKAAANTKADAIVFAGVHFMAETAKILNPDKIVLLPDLNAGCSLADSCPREAFAAFKALHPDHVVVSYINCSADIKALSDIICTSSNAVKIVQQIPKEQPIIFAPDKNLGRYVMEQTGRDLVLWDGSCIVHETFSEKKIVQLKIAHPEAEAIAHPECETSVLRHASFIGSTAALLKYCAESLSQEFIVATEPGIIHQMQKQAPHKRFIPAPPINNCACNECPFMRLNTLEKLYWAMKNRTPEIILPEDTRVAALKPIQRMLEMSA; encoded by the coding sequence GTGTTTACTACCGCACTAGCTCAACGTGGAAAAACGGAACAGGGCGATCTACCACTAGATTTATTTGCAGCCATTGAGACTCTTAAAAAAGAACTCAACGCGATTGTCCTGGCACATTACTATCAAGAACCAGATATTCAAGATATTGCAGACTTTATAGGAGATTCGCTCCAGCTAGCCAAAGCCGCAGCCAATACAAAGGCGGATGCGATCGTCTTTGCTGGTGTCCACTTTATGGCAGAAACGGCAAAGATTCTCAATCCAGACAAAATAGTCCTGTTACCGGATCTGAATGCTGGTTGTTCTTTGGCTGATAGTTGTCCAAGAGAGGCGTTTGCCGCTTTTAAAGCCTTGCACCCAGACCATGTGGTGGTTTCCTACATCAACTGCTCTGCTGACATTAAAGCACTCAGCGATATTATCTGCACCAGTTCCAATGCCGTCAAAATTGTCCAGCAAATCCCAAAAGAACAGCCCATCATATTTGCCCCTGACAAAAATTTAGGGCGGTATGTTATGGAACAAACTGGACGAGATTTGGTATTGTGGGATGGAAGCTGTATTGTTCATGAAACTTTTTCTGAAAAGAAAATAGTACAGCTAAAAATTGCCCACCCAGAAGCAGAAGCGATCGCTCACCCAGAATGTGAAACAAGCGTACTGCGCCACGCCAGCTTTATTGGTTCGACAGCAGCATTACTCAAATATTGTGCTGAGAGCTTATCTCAAGAATTTATTGTTGCTACGGAACCAGGTATCATTCATCAAATGCAAAAACAAGCGCCTCACAAGCGCTTTATCCCAGCACCGCCGATAAATAACTGTGCTTGTAACGAATGTCCTTTTATGCGGTTAAATACCTTAGAGAAGCTTTACTGGGCAATGAAAAATCGAACTCCAGAAATTATCTTACCAGAGGATACTCGCGTAGCTGCATTGAAACCCATTCAGCGGATGCTAGAGATGAGCGCTTAA
- a CDS encoding DUF2783 domain-containing protein: protein MATLHNLDLPDDLYEQLQELATAKESSINAQLITLLQNGLSVAQEQRMAEQKRQNVAQLLEESRRRREQLPTDIEWPDSTAMIREDRDR, encoded by the coding sequence ATGGCTACCCTTCATAACCTAGATTTACCCGATGACTTGTATGAACAGTTACAAGAGTTAGCTACAGCAAAAGAAAGTTCAATCAACGCCCAACTTATTACTCTCCTACAAAATGGCTTGTCAGTAGCTCAAGAACAGCGAATGGCAGAGCAGAAGCGACAAAATGTCGCACAACTTTTGGAGGAAAGCCGCCGTCGTCGCGAGCAGCTACCAACAGATATCGAATGGCCTGATAGCACAGCCATGATTCGAGAAGACCGCGATAGATGA
- a CDS encoding ABC transporter ATP-binding protein, producing the protein MLLQNKSYSKRPLLTNSVLLKFASSYPWLILLTIVLGFSGALFNGVGTALIIPVVLKVVGQKVDFDGAPPILQKLTQPFDSIPENYRLLVMAGAIIFTIVLKNAATYGSTLTSSSLSRRLTADMREAGFKILLDVDLDYYTKMKVGDLINTLGGEVARAASAVGNLIKVAVLVITILIFVGLLLSISWQLTIATTVLLSLVTLINQFAISRSRDFGGILSQMSKYYSVNVLETLMGIRLVKATGNENREYQKIKKLIRDREQADFQSQVYSELITPVSEITGIIILMVIVFLGRAFFADKVASLSAVLLTYLLVLIRLLPLISQLNTLRSSFANSTASVDIAVDFLQRNNKPIMVSGKVSYSKLKQGVHFKWVSFAYPGHEKLVLKDIDLYLPCGTTLALVGGSGAGKSTMADLLPRFYDPTSGCITIDGIDLRDFDIQSFRKAMGIVSQDTFLFNNSVRYNIAYGRLEATEAEIIAAAKRANAYEFIIKLPQGFDTPIGDRGVMLSGGQRQRLAIARALLQDPDILILDEATSALDTVSERLVQSALEDLSRERTTLVIAHRLSTVQKAHQIAVLEQGSVVEVGTHEELLHKGGYYTRLYSMQFADKVEVANNRHQSLIRISYELRTRLNSTIGLLRLLLDGMFDSFQERQELIEQSYKLATRILNTIDVFDDFVNLRTEVRFILSEKNHNGSNDGQNLNQISQALRVSLNPMLASLSSLTEKNMSATSQKEQRELIQEAYDSAMNLVDKLKLFEINNKV; encoded by the coding sequence ATGTTACTCCAGAACAAATCTTACTCCAAACGTCCTTTGCTTACCAATTCCGTTCTGCTTAAATTTGCAAGCTCCTATCCTTGGTTAATTTTGTTAACAATAGTTTTGGGCTTTTCTGGAGCTTTATTTAATGGCGTCGGTACTGCACTCATTATACCAGTAGTTCTTAAAGTTGTAGGACAGAAAGTCGATTTTGATGGTGCTCCTCCCATCCTTCAAAAACTAACACAACCTTTTGATAGTATCCCAGAAAATTATCGTTTATTGGTAATGGCTGGGGCAATTATATTTACTATAGTCTTAAAAAATGCAGCAACTTATGGCAGTACACTGACATCTAGCTCTTTATCGCGTAGATTGACAGCAGATATGCGCGAAGCTGGTTTCAAGATATTGCTAGATGTTGATTTAGATTATTATACTAAGATGAAAGTTGGCGATCTAATCAACACTCTTGGTGGAGAAGTTGCTCGTGCTGCTAGTGCTGTGGGTAATTTGATTAAAGTTGCTGTACTGGTCATTACCATTTTAATTTTTGTAGGATTATTGCTATCAATTTCTTGGCAGTTAACAATTGCTACAACTGTTTTACTGTCCTTGGTGACTTTGATAAACCAGTTTGCAATTAGTCGGTCTAGAGATTTTGGTGGGATCTTGTCGCAAATGTCTAAATATTACTCCGTCAATGTTCTAGAAACTCTGATGGGTATACGCTTAGTTAAGGCAACTGGTAATGAAAATAGAGAATATCAAAAGATTAAAAAGCTAATTCGCGATCGCGAGCAAGCAGATTTTCAATCTCAGGTATATTCTGAGTTAATTACGCCAGTCAGCGAGATAACTGGGATTATTATCTTAATGGTAATTGTCTTTTTAGGTCGTGCCTTTTTTGCTGATAAGGTGGCTTCTTTATCTGCAGTTCTCCTCACATATTTGCTTGTACTTATAAGACTGTTACCACTTATTTCTCAATTAAATACTCTTCGCAGCAGCTTTGCCAATTCCACTGCTAGTGTGGACATTGCTGTTGATTTTTTACAGCGAAATAATAAACCGATAATGGTTAGCGGTAAAGTAAGCTACTCTAAATTGAAGCAGGGAGTGCATTTTAAGTGGGTTTCCTTTGCCTACCCCGGACATGAAAAGTTGGTATTAAAAGATATAGATTTATACTTGCCGTGCGGCACGACATTGGCTTTAGTCGGTGGCTCTGGCGCGGGTAAATCAACAATGGCTGACTTATTGCCCAGATTTTATGACCCAACCTCTGGGTGTATTACTATTGACGGCATCGATTTGCGCGACTTTGATATTCAATCGTTTCGGAAAGCTATGGGTATTGTCAGTCAAGATACTTTTCTCTTTAACAATTCGGTGCGGTATAACATTGCTTATGGACGACTTGAAGCTACAGAAGCGGAAATTATCGCTGCAGCAAAGCGGGCAAATGCTTATGAGTTCATTATTAAATTACCCCAAGGATTTGATACCCCAATTGGCGATCGCGGAGTTATGTTATCTGGTGGTCAGCGACAACGTCTGGCAATAGCACGTGCTTTGCTGCAAGATCCAGATATTCTCATTTTGGATGAAGCTACTAGCGCTTTAGATACTGTTTCCGAACGTTTAGTGCAAAGTGCGTTAGAAGATTTAAGCCGTGAACGCACAACCTTGGTTATTGCTCACCGTCTTTCCACAGTGCAAAAAGCTCATCAAATTGCCGTCTTGGAACAGGGAAGTGTCGTAGAGGTAGGAACCCACGAAGAACTGTTACACAAGGGTGGTTACTACACTCGCCTATATTCCATGCAATTTGCTGACAAGGTTGAAGTTGCAAACAACCGCCATCAAAGCTTAATTCGCATCTCTTACGAACTTCGCACGCGCCTTAACTCCACGATTGGGTTGTTGCGTTTGTTACTAGATGGAATGTTTGACAGTTTCCAAGAAAGGCAAGAATTAATTGAGCAATCCTATAAATTAGCCACAAGGATTCTTAATACCATTGATGTTTTTGACGATTTTGTCAATCTCCGAACGGAGGTGCGATTTATTTTATCAGAGAAAAATCATAATGGCAGTAATGATGGTCAAAATTTGAACCAAATTTCTCAGGCACTGCGGGTAAGCCTGAATCCTATGCTTGCTTCTCTGTCTTCTTTAACTGAGAAGAATATGTCAGCTACGTCCCAAAAGGAACAACGTGAATTAATTCAAGAAGCTTATGACTCAGCAATGAATTTGGTAGACAAACTTAAACTTTTTGAAATCAATAACAAAGTATAA
- a CDS encoding type II toxin-antitoxin system prevent-host-death family antitoxin has product MAIKINLENIQTLTDFKRNAKDYVERIKATKSPLVLTVNGKAEVVVHEAQAFQEMIDRLEHVEEELRALKLEALRHEIEIGIKQLESGQYTEYDEESLSTFFEDTKARGRKRLAKRDAS; this is encoded by the coding sequence ATGGCAATCAAGATTAATCTCGAAAATATTCAAACTCTTACCGACTTCAAGCGAAACGCCAAGGACTATGTAGAGCGGATAAAAGCAACAAAGTCGCCACTTGTGTTAACGGTCAATGGTAAAGCTGAGGTTGTGGTGCATGAGGCACAAGCTTTTCAGGAGATGATAGATCGGCTTGAGCACGTTGAGGAAGAACTTCGAGCATTAAAGCTCGAAGCATTACGGCATGAAATTGAGATTGGAATTAAACAACTTGAGAGCGGTCAGTATACCGAATACGACGAAGAGTCGCTTTCAACTTTTTTTGAAGATACTAAAGCACGAGGACGAAAAAGGTTGGCAAAGAGAGACGCTTCATGA
- a CDS encoding glycosyltransferase family 10 domain-containing protein: MNRKIVGMLSGYPGVNRSDWMWLQTPNFFGTWGNIQMLANAEKPDFLLLYNYAGIKTVVRKKYLFFKPELQHIYYPEKEMQRLLREVPKEKIIFLWREPPLQEVMETNLRCYQWAESYCGYISAPDDAAPNPDYMPAIWYHSNSFRELNEMPLPEKIRTCSWITSGISRTANHRQRLEFLWLLQSSQFDFDLYGRDLPEWARSNGQIGNKWYGMGPYYYNLAIENYVDNDWYVSEKLWDALLAWCLPIYYGGPAADKLLPPGSFLRIPSLDENGFKFIQEVTATPDAWYAAKNAIAEARQIILHKLNLLEWTSNFVKNFL; encoded by the coding sequence ATGAACAGAAAAATTGTCGGAATGTTAAGTGGATACCCTGGTGTTAACAGAAGTGATTGGATGTGGCTACAAACCCCTAACTTTTTTGGAACATGGGGAAACATTCAAATGTTAGCCAATGCAGAAAAGCCAGACTTTTTGTTGTTATACAATTATGCGGGGATAAAAACAGTAGTAAGGAAAAAGTATTTGTTTTTTAAACCGGAACTACAACATATTTACTATCCAGAAAAGGAAATGCAACGATTACTGCGAGAGGTTCCAAAGGAAAAAATTATTTTTCTCTGGCGGGAGCCACCTCTCCAAGAGGTCATGGAGACAAATTTACGTTGCTACCAATGGGCTGAAAGCTACTGCGGTTATATTTCTGCACCTGATGATGCTGCACCAAATCCAGATTATATGCCCGCTATTTGGTATCATTCTAATTCTTTTCGTGAGTTGAATGAAATGCCACTTCCAGAAAAAATACGTACTTGTAGCTGGATTACCTCCGGAATTAGCCGCACGGCTAACCATCGCCAACGCTTGGAGTTTTTATGGCTGCTGCAATCGAGTCAATTTGATTTTGATTTGTATGGGCGAGACTTACCAGAGTGGGCTAGGTCTAATGGGCAAATAGGTAACAAATGGTACGGTATGGGACCGTATTACTACAATTTAGCAATTGAAAATTACGTTGATAATGATTGGTATGTGAGTGAAAAGTTATGGGATGCTCTTCTAGCTTGGTGTCTACCTATATATTATGGTGGTCCTGCGGCTGACAAATTATTACCACCAGGGAGTTTTCTCAGGATACCTAGCTTGGATGAAAACGGATTTAAGTTTATCCAAGAAGTGACGGCTACGCCAGATGCTTGGTATGCAGCAAAGAATGCGATCGCAGAAGCTAGGCAGATTATTCTCCACAAACTTAATCTTTTAGAATGGACTTCCAACTTTGTGAAAAATTTCTTGTAA